Proteins from a single region of Pyxidicoccus trucidator:
- a CDS encoding N-acetylmuramidase domain-containing protein, translating to MWTVLQVETRGCGFFADRRPVILFERHIFSRRTQGRFDAQVPDLSNPKAGGYAGGVAEYGRLERALALDAPAALMSASWGLGQVMGFHASDLGYGSVEQFVSRMMESEDEQLGALAAFIQTNGLVKALKAHDWATFAKGYNGPAYAKNQYDKKLAEAYLRLSTHAPPDVSVREGQLRLMFLGFEPGTPDGALGSHTKAALKKFQAKQQLPITATFDAATLDALRQQQALLPRSDAGGEALAKSPAAPVPVPVSPAQAVSPGVGASALAVSQPAQVVSPAWTLAPRRSPETAATLESVTTSWPEAPVMPESSPLPEALAEQLRQRLSQPLDPDLQAELSRVLVLRGKVAPELGAPAVETLDLCLTALLAERPNLSFAKNTRLRIASELADRIYPLRPLPILRSRSPAMQVVHGLGLLLLCCHGLFGLAHEVLTTEATQVFGLPARTLLLVGLCGAVGGVVSILMRLGDFEKMRGASRVSMLMQGFFKPVVGMYCAIFGFALMKSGVLPLQPATQESALYLYMSVCFLLGFSERLAQDLFIRAGEGLASVGADRSASS from the coding sequence CCAGGTGGAAACGCGCGGCTGTGGCTTCTTCGCGGACCGCCGGCCCGTCATCCTCTTCGAGCGGCACATCTTCAGCCGGAGGACGCAGGGCCGCTTCGACGCGCAGGTGCCCGACCTCAGCAACCCCAAGGCGGGCGGCTATGCCGGCGGCGTGGCGGAGTACGGGCGGCTGGAGCGGGCCCTCGCGCTGGACGCACCGGCGGCGCTGATGAGCGCGTCCTGGGGCCTGGGCCAGGTGATGGGCTTCCACGCGAGTGACCTGGGCTACGGCTCCGTCGAGCAGTTCGTCAGCAGGATGATGGAGTCCGAGGACGAGCAGCTCGGCGCGCTCGCGGCCTTCATCCAGACGAACGGGCTGGTGAAGGCGCTGAAGGCGCATGACTGGGCCACCTTCGCGAAGGGCTACAACGGCCCGGCCTACGCGAAGAACCAGTACGACAAGAAGCTGGCGGAGGCATACCTGCGCCTGTCCACCCACGCGCCACCCGACGTGAGCGTGCGCGAGGGCCAGCTGCGGCTCATGTTCCTCGGCTTCGAGCCGGGGACGCCGGACGGAGCGCTCGGCTCGCACACGAAGGCGGCGCTCAAGAAGTTCCAGGCGAAGCAGCAGCTCCCCATCACCGCCACGTTCGACGCGGCCACGCTCGACGCGCTGAGGCAGCAGCAGGCCCTCCTGCCCCGGAGCGACGCCGGTGGCGAGGCGCTGGCGAAGAGCCCTGCGGCGCCCGTCCCCGTCCCCGTCAGCCCGGCGCAGGCGGTCTCCCCTGGAGTTGGCGCCTCCGCCCTCGCAGTGAGCCAGCCCGCGCAGGTAGTCTCACCCGCCTGGACGCTGGCGCCGAGGAGAAGCCCCGAGACCGCGGCCACGCTCGAGTCCGTCACCACCTCCTGGCCCGAGGCCCCGGTGATGCCGGAGTCCTCACCGCTCCCGGAAGCGCTGGCCGAGCAGCTCCGCCAGCGCCTCTCCCAGCCGCTCGACCCGGACCTCCAGGCCGAGCTCTCGCGCGTCCTCGTCCTGCGCGGCAAGGTCGCTCCGGAGCTGGGAGCCCCCGCCGTGGAGACGCTGGACCTGTGCCTCACCGCGCTGCTGGCGGAGCGACCCAACCTCTCCTTCGCGAAGAACACGCGGCTGCGCATCGCCTCCGAGTTGGCGGACCGCATCTACCCGCTGCGCCCGCTGCCCATCCTCCGCTCGCGCTCTCCCGCCATGCAGGTGGTGCACGGGCTGGGGCTGTTGCTGCTCTGCTGCCACGGCCTCTTCGGCCTCGCGCACGAAGTGCTGACCACGGAGGCGACGCAGGTCTTCGGCCTCCCCGCCCGCACGCTGTTGCTGGTGGGGCTGTGCGGCGCCGTGGGCGGAGTGGTGAGCATCCTCATGCGGCTCGGGGACTTCGAGAAGATGCGGGGCGCCAGCCGTGTCTCCATGCTGATGCAGGGCTTCTTCAAGCCGGTGGTGGGCATGTACTGCGCCATCTTCGGCTTCGCGCTGATGAAGTCGGGCGTGCTGCCCCTCCAGCCGGCCACGCAGGAGTCCGCGCTCTACCTTTATATGTCCGTGTGCTTCCTACTCGGCTTCAGCGAGCGGCTCGCCCAGGACCTGTTCATCCGCGCGGGAGAGGGTCTCGCCTCGGTCGGCGCAGATCGGTCCGCCTCCTCCTGA
- a CDS encoding DUF6311 domain-containing protein, whose product MSPPLTDTASGRWSKLLPWLGAVLGLLWYLVVGGGLTLDPTNLDWVGGGDTAQHVLGWLHFRNAPWDFPLGKTPSLLHPLSASVGYTDSNPWVSLALKPFSRWLPQDFQFVGLWFALCFALQGWMGVKLMECLTASAAQRLLGASLFVMAPVLLARSGHDTLCAHWMILGVLWLHLRPREDTRAAWRDVRWALLFNVLAAGVHPYLVVMVFTLTLALLYSLVRRERLLSWRAGSAALAGVLLAVGTLFVLFGYVGQGAGLAADLSFGHFSADVLTLFNPMGWSKLLPNLPHGPGQYEGFGYLGTGGLALTVVLLFKPSSWWPRAKEELRARGPLVLAVLALTLLAFSTVVTVAGKRVLSLRSVTQALLPLLAPFRASGRFIWVLDYALLTGLLALVTWRWRQRPKVVTGLLLGVVLLQFLDTDDVWFRGRFHGEPWPRLKAPEWEQVDPSYRHVVLFPPAIKNWQEPCVAQTFPDNAYVRFGDLAYRKRLTTNSVYMARFDAARLKAVCEALRADVRSGRFAEDTLYVVDAKELAAFQRPEAGLTCGVLDGYTVCVAAKEGRFREALLRASSPR is encoded by the coding sequence ATGAGCCCGCCCCTCACGGACACCGCATCCGGGCGCTGGAGCAAGCTGCTGCCCTGGCTGGGCGCGGTGCTCGGCCTCCTGTGGTACCTGGTGGTGGGCGGAGGGCTGACGCTCGACCCCACCAACCTCGACTGGGTCGGCGGTGGGGACACGGCGCAGCACGTGCTCGGCTGGCTCCACTTCCGCAACGCGCCGTGGGACTTCCCGCTGGGGAAGACGCCCTCCCTCCTGCACCCGCTGTCCGCGTCCGTGGGCTACACCGACTCGAACCCGTGGGTGTCGCTGGCGCTGAAGCCCTTCTCGCGCTGGCTGCCCCAGGACTTCCAATTCGTGGGCCTCTGGTTTGCCCTGTGCTTCGCGCTCCAGGGGTGGATGGGCGTGAAGCTCATGGAGTGCCTCACGGCCAGCGCGGCGCAGCGGCTGCTGGGCGCGTCGCTCTTCGTCATGGCGCCCGTGCTGCTGGCGCGGAGCGGCCACGACACGCTCTGCGCGCACTGGATGATTCTGGGCGTCCTGTGGCTCCACCTCCGTCCCCGTGAGGACACGCGGGCGGCCTGGAGGGACGTGCGTTGGGCGCTCCTGTTCAACGTGCTCGCCGCGGGTGTGCACCCGTACCTCGTGGTGATGGTGTTCACCCTCACGCTGGCGCTGCTCTACTCGCTGGTGAGGCGGGAGCGACTCCTGTCCTGGCGGGCCGGGAGCGCGGCGCTCGCGGGAGTGCTGCTCGCGGTGGGGACGCTGTTCGTCCTCTTCGGCTACGTGGGCCAGGGCGCGGGGCTGGCGGCGGACCTGAGCTTCGGCCATTTCAGCGCGGATGTGCTGACGCTCTTCAACCCCATGGGCTGGTCGAAGCTGCTGCCGAACCTGCCCCACGGGCCTGGACAGTATGAGGGCTTCGGGTACCTCGGCACGGGAGGGCTGGCGCTCACCGTCGTGTTGCTGTTCAAGCCCTCGTCATGGTGGCCGCGTGCGAAGGAGGAGCTGAGGGCCCGCGGGCCGCTGGTGCTCGCGGTGCTGGCCCTGACGCTGCTGGCCTTCTCCACGGTGGTGACGGTTGCGGGCAAGCGGGTGCTCTCGCTGCGGAGCGTGACGCAGGCGCTCCTGCCACTGCTCGCGCCGTTCCGCGCGTCGGGCCGGTTCATCTGGGTGCTCGACTACGCGCTGTTGACGGGCCTGCTGGCGCTCGTCACGTGGCGCTGGAGGCAGCGGCCGAAGGTGGTGACCGGCCTGCTGCTGGGCGTGGTGCTGCTCCAGTTCCTGGACACGGATGACGTGTGGTTCCGGGGCCGCTTCCACGGTGAGCCCTGGCCACGGTTGAAGGCGCCGGAGTGGGAGCAGGTGGACCCGTCGTACCGGCACGTCGTGTTGTTCCCGCCGGCCATCAAGAACTGGCAGGAGCCGTGTGTCGCGCAGACCTTCCCGGACAACGCCTACGTGCGCTTCGGGGACCTCGCGTATCGCAAGAGACTGACGACGAACAGCGTCTACATGGCGCGCTTCGACGCGGCGAGGCTGAAGGCCGTCTGCGAGGCGCTGCGGGCGGACGTCCGAAGCGGTCGCTTCGCGGAGGACACGCTCTACGTGGTGGACGCGAAGGAGCTGGCCGCGTTCCAGCGCCCGGAGGCAGGGCTCACGTGCGGCGTGCTGGACGGATACACGGTCTGCGTGGCGGCGAAGGAAGGCCGCTTCCGCGAAGCGCTCCTGCGCGCCTCGAGTCCCCGCTGA
- a CDS encoding serine hydrolase has protein sequence MNWVTARTLCVLAVWVLVVPAAGAATRQQELDQLVTKYHQLRQFHGTVLVANEKGVLYKKGHGFANLEWRVPNTPDTKFRLGSITKQFTSMLIMQLVAEGKLKLDDKLTKHLPDYRKDTGDRVTVTHLLNHTSGIPSYTSLPGFFENESRNRFTVSDLVKKFCSGDLNSEPGTKYAYNNSGYVLLGAIIEKVTGKTYAQALQERIFDPLGMKSTGYDVSSTVLPKRASGYEFQPDGYFNAAYLDMTVPYAAGALYSTVEDLYLWDRALYLDTLLPAPLKQRMFTPGLNNYAFGWSLRPIPLQDGTELAAVSHGGGVNGFSTLLIRIPERKELVVLLDNASSGGKLSEIAAGLLGILRGIPPLQPRPSVGEVVWSTLDKASVTEAIARYRVLKTTKTEEYDFSEEQLMGVGYRLLRAGRVADAIEIFKLNVETYPTSANCHDSLGEAYLASGNKEQALASYRKVLELLPGNNHAQELIKKLAPPASSGSNTPALKSKP, from the coding sequence ATGAACTGGGTCACCGCGCGCACCCTGTGCGTGCTCGCCGTCTGGGTGCTGGTCGTTCCCGCCGCTGGAGCCGCGACGCGGCAGCAGGAGCTGGACCAGCTCGTCACGAAGTACCACCAGCTGCGCCAGTTCCACGGCACCGTGCTCGTCGCCAACGAGAAGGGCGTCCTCTACAAGAAGGGCCATGGCTTCGCGAACCTCGAGTGGCGGGTGCCGAATACGCCCGACACGAAGTTCCGCCTCGGCTCCATCACCAAGCAGTTCACGTCGATGCTCATCATGCAGCTCGTCGCCGAGGGCAAGCTCAAGCTCGACGACAAGCTCACGAAGCACCTGCCCGACTACCGCAAGGACACGGGCGACCGCGTCACCGTCACCCACCTGCTGAACCACACCTCCGGCATCCCCAGCTACACGTCGCTCCCCGGCTTCTTCGAGAACGAGTCCCGCAATCGCTTCACCGTCTCCGACCTCGTGAAGAAGTTCTGCAGCGGCGACCTCAACTCCGAGCCCGGGACGAAGTACGCGTACAACAACTCCGGCTACGTCCTGCTCGGCGCCATCATCGAGAAGGTCACCGGCAAGACGTACGCGCAGGCGCTCCAGGAGCGCATCTTCGACCCGTTGGGAATGAAGAGCACCGGCTACGACGTCTCCTCGACGGTGCTCCCCAAGCGCGCGAGCGGCTACGAGTTCCAGCCTGACGGGTACTTCAATGCCGCGTACCTCGACATGACCGTCCCGTATGCCGCTGGCGCCCTGTACTCGACGGTGGAGGACCTCTATCTCTGGGACCGGGCGCTCTACCTGGACACGCTGCTGCCCGCGCCGCTGAAGCAGCGGATGTTCACCCCTGGCCTGAACAACTACGCCTTCGGGTGGTCGCTGCGGCCCATCCCCCTGCAGGACGGCACGGAGCTCGCCGCCGTCAGCCATGGGGGCGGAGTCAACGGCTTCAGCACGCTCCTCATCCGCATCCCCGAGCGCAAGGAACTGGTCGTCCTCCTCGACAACGCGTCGTCCGGCGGCAAGCTCTCGGAAATCGCGGCCGGGCTGCTCGGCATCCTCCGCGGAATCCCGCCCCTGCAGCCCCGGCCCTCGGTGGGAGAGGTCGTGTGGTCCACCCTCGACAAGGCCTCCGTCACGGAGGCCATCGCCAGGTACAGGGTGCTGAAGACGACGAAGACGGAGGAGTACGATTTCTCGGAGGAGCAATTGATGGGCGTGGGGTACCGGCTCCTCCGTGCCGGGCGCGTCGCGGACGCCATCGAAATCTTCAAGCTGAACGTGGAGACCTACCCGACCTCGGCGAACTGCCACGACAGCCTGGGCGAGGCGTACCTGGCCAGCGGCAACAAGGAACAGGCGCTCGCGAGCTACCGCAAGGTCCTGGAGCTGCTCCCAGGGAACAACCACGCGCAGGAGCTCATCAAGAAGCTCGCGCCACCCGCGAGCAGCGGTAGCAACACGCCCGCGTTAAAGAGCAAGCCATAG
- a CDS encoding PEGA domain-containing protein yields MHRTWSLPRRALALVLAASLVGCASTTTIRSTPSGATVYVEDRRVGTTPLIYADRKTSFSWVKLRLEKEGYAPVEAVMRRDGSLNFGALFFGALIFPLFWMMGYPDEHSYALEPATDPEALDWEKRDTDDLY; encoded by the coding sequence ATGCACCGAACCTGGAGCCTTCCCCGACGCGCGCTCGCGCTCGTCCTGGCCGCATCCCTGGTGGGGTGCGCCAGCACCACCACCATCCGCAGCACGCCGTCGGGCGCCACCGTCTACGTCGAGGACCGGCGCGTGGGTACCACGCCCCTCATCTACGCAGACCGGAAGACGTCCTTCTCGTGGGTGAAGCTCCGCCTGGAGAAGGAGGGCTACGCGCCCGTCGAGGCGGTGATGCGCCGCGACGGGAGCCTGAACTTCGGCGCCCTCTTCTTCGGCGCCCTCATCTTCCCCCTGTTCTGGATGATGGGCTACCCCGATGAACACAGCTACGCACTCGAGCCGGCAACAGACCCGGAGGCCCTGGACTGGGAGAAGCGGGACACCGACGACCTCTACTGA
- a CDS encoding caspase family protein has translation MPRIAWALLIAGVLAIPGAALAEERFAVVIGANAGWANDKPLRHAESDAEHVRDVLVELGGFAPDRVHLLRDPDTASVRALLRKMSGWLRASRGESLLFVYYSGHADERHLHLRGEPLSHEELYTVLRDSPGRVRLGVVDACRSGSIVETKGGRPVATFQSQVVDELEVNGLALLTSSGADELSQERRALAGSVFTHHLVSGLRGAADANEDGKVTLSEAYQHAFQRTEADTAATPVPQRPAFRYELKGQGEVVLTWLERATATLVLPRLEGERYVVVDRQERRLAAEGRTRPERELLLALAPGDYHVKRVGPQTVESAAVKLAEGARVEVAGLTFESRPLSAGLLKGRPEDTDDPAELRDWRRDEALRLLAAGEARAALRLFDQVLEEVPDDAASLRGRARGLVRMAEAYERTGDKSRERRALRAAIAADPTLPEDPDFLRRYQQLEEEESTQARDETHRAEALMQFKRNPRLGRTWGLGLELVSTRGVMVISATYVVRKDLFPYLALDVGFGGVDAGVRWTLVSSRFSPFVGSGVHVGIPGFSSTPTRIGVGGKDITNDPTDANDVSSEDIFALNLHVDGGIQWISEGGFLLEGGLGLALYPKDGSPRAQLMPIIGAGWLF, from the coding sequence ATGCCTCGCATCGCCTGGGCGCTGCTCATCGCCGGAGTGCTGGCCATTCCCGGGGCCGCGCTCGCGGAGGAGCGCTTCGCCGTCGTCATTGGCGCCAACGCGGGCTGGGCCAACGACAAGCCGCTGCGCCACGCCGAGTCCGACGCGGAGCACGTGCGCGACGTGCTGGTGGAGCTGGGCGGCTTCGCGCCCGACCGGGTACATCTGTTGAGAGACCCGGACACGGCCTCGGTGCGCGCGCTGCTGCGGAAGATGAGCGGCTGGTTGCGCGCGAGCCGGGGCGAGTCGCTGCTCTTCGTCTACTACTCGGGCCACGCGGACGAGCGGCACCTGCACCTGCGCGGTGAGCCGCTGTCCCATGAGGAGCTATACACCGTGCTGCGCGACTCGCCCGGCCGGGTGCGCCTGGGCGTGGTGGATGCGTGCCGCAGCGGCTCCATCGTCGAGACGAAGGGCGGCCGGCCGGTGGCCACCTTCCAGTCGCAGGTGGTGGACGAACTGGAGGTGAATGGGCTCGCGCTGCTCACCTCCAGCGGCGCGGACGAGCTGTCCCAGGAGCGCCGTGCCCTGGCGGGCTCCGTCTTCACGCACCACCTCGTCTCCGGCCTGCGCGGCGCGGCGGATGCGAATGAGGACGGCAAGGTGACGCTGTCCGAGGCCTACCAGCACGCCTTCCAGCGCACGGAGGCGGACACCGCGGCGACGCCGGTGCCGCAGCGGCCCGCCTTCCGGTACGAGCTGAAGGGGCAGGGCGAGGTGGTGCTGACGTGGCTGGAGCGCGCCACGGCCACGCTGGTGCTGCCGCGCCTGGAGGGTGAGCGCTACGTCGTCGTGGACCGCCAGGAGCGGCGCCTGGCCGCCGAGGGCCGCACGCGTCCCGAGCGGGAGCTGCTGCTGGCGCTCGCGCCGGGCGACTACCACGTCAAGCGCGTGGGCCCGCAGACGGTGGAGTCGGCGGCGGTGAAGCTCGCGGAGGGCGCGCGCGTGGAGGTGGCCGGGCTGACGTTCGAGTCCCGGCCGCTGTCCGCGGGGTTGCTCAAGGGCCGCCCGGAGGACACCGACGACCCGGCGGAGCTGCGCGACTGGCGCCGGGACGAGGCGCTGCGACTGCTGGCTGCCGGCGAGGCGCGTGCGGCGCTGCGCCTCTTCGACCAGGTGCTGGAGGAGGTGCCGGACGACGCGGCCTCGCTGCGTGGGCGCGCGCGCGGGCTGGTGCGAATGGCCGAGGCGTACGAGCGCACCGGGGACAAGAGCCGGGAGCGGCGGGCCCTGCGGGCGGCGATTGCCGCGGACCCCACGCTGCCGGAGGACCCGGACTTCCTGCGCCGCTACCAGCAGCTCGAGGAGGAGGAGTCCACCCAGGCGCGCGATGAGACCCATCGTGCCGAGGCGCTCATGCAGTTCAAGCGCAACCCCCGGCTGGGCCGCACCTGGGGCCTGGGCCTGGAGCTCGTCAGCACCCGGGGGGTGATGGTCATCTCCGCCACCTACGTGGTCCGCAAGGACTTGTTCCCCTACCTCGCCCTGGACGTGGGGTTCGGCGGGGTCGACGCGGGCGTCCGGTGGACCCTCGTGTCCTCGCGCTTCAGTCCCTTCGTGGGCTCGGGCGTACACGTGGGCATCCCCGGCTTCTCGTCCACGCCGACGCGAATCGGCGTGGGCGGCAAGGACATCACCAACGACCCGACTGACGCCAATGACGTCTCCAGTGAAGACATCTTCGCCCTCAACCTGCACGTGGATGGCGGCATCCAGTGGATATCCGAGGGTGGCTTCCTCCTGGAGGGAGGGCTGGGGCTCGCCCTGTACCCGAAGGACGGCAGCCCGCGCGCGCAGCTGATGCCCATCATCGGAGCGGGCTGGCTCTTCTAG